In Lysinibacillus sp. FSL M8-0337, the following proteins share a genomic window:
- a CDS encoding 4'-phosphopantetheinyl transferase superfamily protein: MIYKYAIKITEKAYQDIFQQFELRISAERKEKVSKFHFDEDKKRSILAEVLLRHSLKRDFGMTNDHIHFTINEYGKPSLQNFDHIHFNLAHSGDWVVCAVSDTPIGIDIEQVAMIEMDIAKAYFTSSEYQDILSQPKDKQIQYFYKLWTLKESYVKAEGKGLTIPLDSFSFCIQPETIQLFESNQLSQKYSFQLFDLDDFHIVALCSKQLSEAPISIVTLNHIDIW, from the coding sequence ATGATATATAAATATGCAATAAAAATAACTGAAAAAGCGTATCAAGATATTTTCCAACAATTTGAGCTAAGGATTTCTGCTGAAAGAAAAGAGAAAGTAAGCAAATTCCACTTTGATGAAGATAAAAAGCGCTCTATATTGGCAGAAGTTCTTTTACGTCATTCTTTGAAGAGGGACTTTGGCATGACAAATGACCATATTCATTTCACTATCAATGAATATGGTAAGCCTAGCCTTCAAAATTTCGACCATATTCATTTTAATTTGGCGCATTCAGGTGACTGGGTTGTATGTGCAGTGAGTGATACGCCTATTGGAATAGATATAGAACAAGTAGCAATGATAGAAATGGACATTGCAAAAGCGTATTTTACAAGCAGTGAGTATCAAGATATTTTAAGTCAACCAAAAGACAAACAAATACAGTATTTTTATAAACTTTGGACATTGAAAGAAAGTTATGTAAAAGCTGAGGGAAAAGGATTGACTATTCCCCTTGATTCTTTTTCGTTTTGCATTCAACCCGAAACAATACAACTGTTTGAAAGCAACCAATTGTCACAGAAGTATAGCTTTCAATTATTTGATTTAGATGATTTTCATATCGTTGCCTTGTGTTCCAAGCAGTTATCAGAAGCACCGATTTCCATTGTTACTTTAAATCATATTGATATATGGTAA
- a CDS encoding phage holin yields the protein MRINWKIRFMHKPFLLVLFSMLLLLAQQVGALFGYDLTSAMSEQLTSILNTVLSILVLMGVVVDPTTSGTSDSERALMYRKPR from the coding sequence ATGAGAATTAACTGGAAGATTCGATTCATGCATAAGCCGTTTTTATTGGTGCTATTTTCCATGCTGTTACTACTCGCTCAACAAGTGGGTGCCTTGTTTGGCTATGATTTAACAAGTGCAATGAGTGAGCAACTAACGTCCATTTTGAATACAGTGTTATCGATTCTTGTTTTAATGGGGGTTGTTGTCGATCCGACTACGAGTGGTACTAGTGATAGTGAACGTGCCTTAATGTATCGAAAACCTCGATAA
- a CDS encoding DUF2339 domain-containing protein produces MSLEMEQRIAKLEKEMVVLRREMDELKHQQSQEKTTIQNMNKSITVQSALPTLKTKPTPPTPPIPTPKTNVQQGRSIEEQIMWALPKVFMVILVLGVLWGLKLVSDYGYLSNEVKIILAYLLSIALATIAYVVERRKLGSPAVTISLYGGAFIVGILTTAAGAMLYDVLGLTLALFIAILFIGYGIAISYLKKNEVLTLFVAFTSLLLPYLLEYMDFSTYIILFFVIVLFTMLQFVILQHKQKIALYVATFFSILAIGIVAFMNNDNQGMFALGLFMTLAIFYTSWCRLYNAESKWKHIYVGLQFSLGVFSLLMMNLISSPLDYKELLLFGLCMLFIVIAGYGYKQKWQEAFDSAVTLAFITLCNTLLIMNLPEKVDDLLLPFILFAGVMMSLRLRVSVMKVVSSIGFFMALIVSFVIHEPTPFFSIEHLALLMPGVYLFIIYMYALRPKETLNAFEKWMKDLYVLDLLAVITASYFIAYIGKLDSVYIVSPSNTPHLMSISIVLLFVGSLLLPVAFKGRALTPVLTVLFLLFTFMLSVIPSNIQGIEWLNIMTRLTFIATIKAIILDLLMKGRIYRIYQDYMPKFLDAIVSVGVVSAMLAVCGLVSQLAYNDLLDWKLSIALTTITLFLTASLSLWLGVVRQLRILRLSGFVILAIAFIKLIFFDLSALDLLIRAILFISIGGIGMLLSGRLLRK; encoded by the coding sequence TTGTCGCTAGAAATGGAGCAGCGAATTGCTAAGCTAGAAAAAGAGATGGTAGTGTTACGCCGAGAAATGGATGAGTTAAAGCACCAACAGTCACAAGAAAAAACAACGATACAAAACATGAACAAATCCATCACTGTCCAATCAGCCTTACCAACCTTAAAAACAAAGCCAACGCCACCAACTCCGCCAATCCCAACACCGAAAACAAATGTACAACAAGGGCGTTCAATCGAGGAGCAAATTATGTGGGCGCTTCCGAAAGTATTTATGGTTATTTTAGTGTTGGGCGTGTTATGGGGGTTAAAACTAGTTAGTGATTATGGCTACTTATCAAACGAGGTGAAAATCATCCTCGCTTATTTATTATCCATCGCATTAGCAACCATAGCCTATGTAGTAGAACGTAGAAAGCTAGGGTCACCAGCCGTAACCATTTCCTTATATGGAGGGGCATTTATCGTAGGTATATTAACTACTGCTGCTGGTGCTATGCTATATGATGTATTAGGTTTAACATTAGCATTGTTTATTGCCATCCTATTCATTGGCTATGGCATAGCCATCAGCTATCTAAAGAAAAATGAGGTGCTTACTTTATTTGTCGCCTTTACCTCATTGTTATTACCGTATTTACTAGAATACATGGATTTTAGCACATATATTATATTATTCTTTGTCATTGTCCTGTTTACAATGTTGCAATTTGTTATTCTGCAACATAAACAAAAGATTGCGCTGTATGTCGCTACTTTTTTCTCAATTTTGGCAATTGGTATTGTCGCCTTTATGAATAATGATAACCAAGGAATGTTTGCATTAGGTTTGTTTATGACACTTGCTATTTTCTACACGAGTTGGTGTCGCTTGTATAATGCTGAATCGAAATGGAAGCACATTTATGTTGGATTGCAATTTAGTTTAGGGGTCTTTAGCTTACTAATGATGAACTTGATAAGTAGTCCACTTGACTATAAAGAGCTCCTACTGTTTGGATTATGTATGTTATTTATAGTTATAGCGGGTTATGGCTATAAGCAAAAATGGCAGGAGGCATTTGATAGTGCCGTAACACTCGCATTTATTACACTTTGTAATACGCTATTGATTATGAATCTACCAGAAAAAGTGGATGATTTACTTCTTCCATTCATACTATTTGCAGGCGTTATGATGAGCTTACGACTTCGAGTAAGTGTGATGAAAGTTGTCAGTTCAATAGGGTTTTTCATGGCACTGATTGTTAGCTTTGTTATACACGAGCCAACCCCATTTTTTAGTATAGAACATCTCGCCTTATTGATGCCAGGGGTATATCTCTTCATTATTTATATGTATGCACTACGTCCTAAAGAAACATTAAATGCCTTTGAGAAATGGATGAAAGATTTATATGTGCTTGATTTATTAGCAGTTATTACAGCTAGTTACTTTATCGCTTATATAGGTAAGTTGGATAGTGTTTATATTGTAAGTCCTAGTAATACCCCGCATCTAATGAGTATCAGCATTGTATTGTTGTTTGTAGGGTCACTGTTGCTACCAGTAGCATTTAAAGGGCGGGCATTAACGCCAGTGCTGACTGTATTATTCTTGTTATTTACATTTATGTTAAGCGTTATTCCTTCTAATATACAAGGGATTGAATGGCTCAATATTATGACACGGTTAACCTTCATTGCTACGATTAAGGCCATCATCCTTGATTTGCTCATGAAGGGACGTATTTATCGAATCTATCAAGACTATATGCCGAAATTTTTAGATGCCATTGTTAGTGTAGGTGTAGTAAGTGCGATGCTAGCAGTATGTGGTCTTGTGTCACAACTTGCTTATAACGACTTACTAGATTGGAAGCTTAGCATTGCACTAACAACAATTACGTTATTCCTAACGGCAAGCCTATCATTATGGCTCGGCGTGGTACGTCAATTACGAATACTGCGACTTTCCGGCTTTGTCATATTAGCCATCGCCTTTATAAAACTAATTTTCTTTGACTTATCCGCACTCGATTTATTAATACGTGCAATACTTTTCATCTCAATCGGTGGCATCGGCATGCTACTGTCTGGCCGATTGTTGAGGAAATAA